One stretch of Ipomoea triloba cultivar NCNSP0323 chromosome 8, ASM357664v1 DNA includes these proteins:
- the LOC116027766 gene encoding ABC transporter G family member 14-like, with product MPALHSVAPKPENCSPQSMDSATTNQPADAAPDDKPCLAYPLQTNTQSFLQRALYPIALKFEEVVYKVGGEDKGSCCTGKSSTREKTILNGVTGMVCPGEILAMLGPSGSGKTTLLTALGGRLYGKLSGKITYNSQPFSGSIKRLTGFVAQDDVLYPHLTVKETLLFTALLRLPQSLTREEKTQHVESVITELGLSRCRNSMIGGPLFRGISGGEKKRVSIGQEMLINPSLLLLDEPTSGLDSTTALRIITTIKRLAMGGRTVVTTIHQPSSRLYHMFDKVVLLSEGCPIYYGSAPNALEYFSSIGFSTPLTVNPADLMLDLANGIKPDSSNVIEQGNSTEQERQSVRETLLSAYDKNISTTLKTELCNLDSHSYNYAVDASRRSQAKGDQWCTSWWHQFKVLLMRGLKERRYDAFNRLRIFQVISVAFLAGLLWWRTPTSHIADRVAMLFFFAVFWGFYPLYNAVFTFPQERRMLIKERSSGMYRLSSYFLAKTVGDLPLELALPTAFTFILYWMGGLKAEPLTFTLSLLIVLFSVLVSQSLGLAFGAILMDVKQATTLASVTTLVFLIAGGYYVQQIPPFILWLKYLSYSFYCFKLLLGVQYNDNDYYECSKGHYCRVAEFAAVKAVGFNHLWVDVSIMAMMLVGYRFIAYLALHRVR from the exons ATGCCCGCCCTCCACTCCGTAGCGCCAAAGCCCGAGAATTGTAGTCCTCAGAGTATGGATTCAGCGACGACGAACCAGCCTGCAGATGCTGCACCTGATGACAAGCCCTGCCTGGCTTACCCTTTGCAGACCAATACACAATCCTTCCTTCAAAGAGCCTTGTACCCCATAGCCTTAAAG TTTGAAGAGGTTGTGTACAAGGTTGGAGGGGAAGACAAGGGATCATGCTGCACGGGGAAATCGAGCACGAGAGAGAAGACGATTCTGAATGGAGTGACAGGCATGGTGTGTCCAGGGGAGATACTAGCCATGCTAGGTCCATCAGGGAGTGGGAAAACCACCCTGCTAACGGCCCTGGGAGGGCGTCTCTATGGCAAACTATCGGGGAAGATCACCTACAACAGCCAGCCGTTTTCTGGCTCCATCAAGCGCCTAACAGGATTCGTGGCGCAGGATGATGTTCTATACCCGCATCTGACAGTGAAAGAAACGCTTCTCTTCACAGCCCTTCTAAGGCTTCCCCAGAGCCTAACCCGGGAGGAGAAAACGCAGCATGTGGAGAGTGTGATCACAGAGCTGGGATTGAGTAGGTGCAGAAACAGCATGATTGGAGGGCCACTTTTTAGGGGAATTTCAGGTGGGGAGAAGAAAAGGGTGAGCATAGGCCAAGAGATGCTAATAAACCCAAGCTTATTGCTTCTAGATGAGCCTACTTCCGGGCTCGATTCCACCACAGCTCTCAGGATCATCACCACCATCAAGCGGCTCGCCATGGGAGGCAGAACCGTGGTCACCACGATCCACCAGCCGTCTAGCCGCCTCTACCATATGTTCGATAAGGTCGTCTTGCTTTCAGAAGGCTGCCCTATCTATTATGGCTCTGCACCAAATGCCCTCGAATATTTCTCTTCTATCGGTTTCTCTACGCCTCTCACTGTCAATCCAGCTGATTTAATGCTTGATCTTGCTAATG GGATAAAACCGGACTCCAGCAATGTAATAGAGCAAGGGAACAGCACAGAACAGGAGCGCCAATCTGTTAGAGAAACTCTCTTATCTGCTTATGACAAGAACATTTCGACAACGTTGAAAACCGAGCTATGCAATCTGGATTCCCACAGCTACAACTATGCAGTGGATGCTTCTAGAA GATCTCAAGCAAAAGGAGATCAGTGGTGCACAAGCTGGTGGCATCAATTCAAGGTCCTCCTTATGAGGGGGCTGAAAGAGAGGAGATATGATGCCTTCAACAGGCTAAGGATCTTCCAAGTCATAAGCGTCGCTTTTCTTGCCGGGCTTTTATGGTGGCGCACTCCAACTTCCCACATTGCAGACCGA GTCGCAATGCTATTCTTTTTCGCTGTGTTTTGGGGCTTCTACCCACTCTACAATGCAGTTTTCACATTTCCTCAGGAAAGAAGAATGCTAATCAAAGAAAGATCCTCAGGAATGTACCGCCTCTCGTCCTACTTTCTGGCGAAAACAGTGGGAGATTTGCCACTAGAATTGGCATTACCAACAGCATTCACCTTCATCCTATACTGGATGGGAGGGCTCAAAGCCGAGCCTCTCACCTTCACCCTATCCCTTCTAATAGTCCTCTTCAGCGTCCTCGTTTCCCAGAGCCTTGGACTGGCGTTTGGCGCAATTCTCATGGATGTAAAACAAGCCACGACGCTAGCATCAGTCACAACGCTAGTCTTCCTGATAGCGGGGGGATACTATGTTCAGCAAATCCCCCCATTCATTCTTTGGCTCAAATACTTGAGCTACAGCTTCTACTGCTTCAAGCTCCTCCTCGGGGTTCAGTACAACGATAACGACTACTACGAGTGCTCGAAAGGACACTACTGCCGCGTTGCAGAGTTCGCCGCTGTCAAAGCTGTAGGCTTCAACCATTTGTGGGTGGATGTGTCCATTATGGCAATGATGCTCGTGGGCTACCGGTTTATCGCCTACCTAGCACTCCACCGTGTTCGATGA